The segment TCTTACAATTATTAATGCTAAACTAGCTAACTATCGAGAAAAACAACAAATTGTTATCAATTGTGCGGGTATTATTGAAGCAATTGAACCAATTAAAATAGAGTTTAATCATCAAAACAATCAGGATATTTTTGATGTCAATGGAGATTATTTATCCCTAGGAGGAATCGATTTACAAATTAATGGAGGATTAGGCTTAGCTTTTCCTGAAATTCAAGAAAAAGATCTCGATCTTCTCGACAAAATTTGTGATTTTTTATGGCAAGAAGGAATAGATGGTTTTTGTCCAACAATAGTAACAACATCCGTTAAAAATATTCAGCGATCGCTCTCAACTATTGATCAATTTATGAGCCTTCAAAAACAACAATCACGACAAACCAGTCAAATCCTAGGGGTTCACCTAGAAGGACCTTTTCTTAACCCCCAAAAAAAGGGAGCTCATCCGGCTGAATATTTATTAACTCCCAGTGTAGAAGCCATTAAATTCATTTTAGGAGACTATGCTCATCGAGTAAAAATTATGACTTTAGCTCCCGAATTAGACCCCAGTGATGAAGTTATCCCGTACCTAATCTCCCAAGGAATAGTTGTTAGTTTAGGTCATTCCCAAGCTACCGATCAAGACGCGAAAAAAGCCTTTCAATTAGGCGCGTCAATGGTCACTCATGCCTATAATGCTATGCCTTCTTTACATCATCGTCAACCTGGACTATTAGGCGAAGCTATACTCAATCCTAAGGTCTATTGTGGCTTAATTGCAGATGGTCAGCACGTCTGTTTAACAATGATTCAAATTTTATTGCGATCGAGTTATTATGAACAAGGGGTTTTTCTGGTTAGTGATGCTCTTTCTCCCATTGGTTTAGGAGATGGCATTTATCCTTGGGATGATCGCCAAATTGAAGTTAAACAAGGCACTGCCAGACTTGCTGATGGCACATTATCCGGAACAACTTGGCCTCTATTAGTCGGCGTAGAAAACTTAGTAAAATGGGGAATCTGTACACCAGACGTTGCTATAGCCATGGCCACAGAATCCCCCAGAAAAGCGATTAATTTGTCCGGCATTTCCCCAGGGCAACCAGCTAATTTATTACGCTGGAATTGGGATAAAAAGAACCAGAAATTAAGTTGGGAAAGATTATAGGAATTAAGGAGTTCGGAGTCAGGAGTCAGGAGTCAGAAGTCAGAAGTCAGAAGTTAATATCTCTCCCCACCCTCCCCACCCTTCTCCACCCTCCCCCACTTCCCTACCTCTAAACTCTCTAATCTACCCCAATCATCACATCACTGGATTTAATCATAGCGTAGGCTTCCTTGCCTTCTGCTAGTCCCATGTTTTCGGCGGAAGTTTTGGTAATAATCGAAACTACCTCTACACCAGGGGCAACTTCAATGGTAATTTCTGCATTAACAGCCCCCATCGTAACGGTTTTCACAGTTCCTTTAAGGACATTTCTGGCACTAGATTGCATGATTCGATGCTCCAATTGATAAATGGGTAAGTTTTTAACATCCAAGAGAGCAGGATGACCCGTAGTGGGGTCAAACGATAACATTTGTGCTAAATTCCGCAACAATTCCCTTAGAACGTCAGTTTTAGTCCTTTGAACAACCTCACAGTATTGTTCTAAGATTTGTCGCTCGGTTATTGAAGACTGGAATGTTATCCATCCTTGTTGTTTCTTCGGCATAATAGTATACCAACTTTATTGGTATTTAATCTATAATATCAGCATCTGTATACCAATTTATCTGAGTTTAGCCCTAAATAGACTCAGGTTTAACTGACCCATTGCCAGTGAGGAGCCATGAAGAAACGTCCGTTACTAACTTTTTTAGCAGGATTTCTCCTATCTATCTGTTTAATAGTCTTAGGAGAAAATTTTTTGACTCAACCCGTTGTTGCTCAATCCAATAATTTAACCATTTCCGCAGCGATTAGTGTTAAAGATGCCCTAGAAGATCTTAAAACTATCTATCAAAAAAGTCAGCCCAATGTCAAAATCACCTATAATTTTGGATCTTCAGGGTCATTGCAACAGCAAATTGAACAAGGTGCGCCTGTAGATGTGTTTTTATCAGCAGCAGTCAAACAAATGGACGCTTTAGAAAAAAAACAATTAATTGCTCAAGGAACTCGCAAAAATTTACTCACTAATCGAATTGTTTTAGTTACACCAAAAGGACAGCAAGTTATTAAAAATTTTCAAGATTTAACCAATTCCCAAGTCAAAAAAATTGGTTTGGGAGAACCTAAGAGTGTTCCAGCAGGGCAATACGGAGAGGAAGTTTTGAAATATTTTAAACTGTTAGATTCCCTGAAATCAAAAATTGTTTATGCTAAAGATGTTCGCCAAGTCTTAACCTATGTTGAATCCGGCAATGTCCAAGCAGGATTAGTCTATACAACCGATGCCAAAACTTCTGATAAAATTAGAGTTGCTGCCACTGCTCCAACTAATTCACATCAACCCATTAGCTATCCCATTGCTGTTATTAAAAATAGTAAAAATCTAGCCGCAGCTAAGGCTTTTGTACAGTTTCTCTCCAGTAGTCAAGCTAAAACCGTCTTTCAAAAATATGGTTTTGGAACTTAACAAAGTCAGAAGTCAGACTGTTGATAATAATCCAACTCCCAACTCCTAACCCCGAACTCAGATCTTGAGAGGTAAAGAAAAATTAATTTTAAATTACCTCTCTTTAACTCAAAAAAATCATCAACTTATCTAGCCTGGAATTAAATTAATGGACTTAGATATATCTCCGCTTTTTATATCACTTCGTGCCTCTATTATTGCGACAATTATTGTCTTTTTTATTGGCATGGCTGCTGCCCGTTGGATGTTAGATTATAAAGGCAAAGGCAAAGGCATAATTGATAGTATTTTTATTGCGCCTTTAGTCTTACCTCCTACAGTAGTAGGGTTTTTACTTTTGCTGTTATTAGGAAATAATAGTCCGATTGGGCAATTACTTTATCAGTTTGAGTATACCATTATTTTTACTTGGGAAGCAACGGTTATTACAGCAACTGTTGTCGCTTTTCCCTTAATGTATCGTACAACATTAGGAGCTTTTGAACAAATTGATCCCAATATTATTTTAGCTGCGCGTACCCTAGGTGCGTCTGAGTGGCGCATTTTTTGGACGGTTATGATTCCCCTATCTTATCGGGGATTAGTGGCAGCAACTATTCTCTCTTTTGCCCGTGCCCTAGGAGAATTTGGGGCGACTTTAATGTTAGCGGGAAACATTCCCTCCCAAACTCAAACTATGCCAGTTGCTATCTTCTTTGCCGCAGAATCAGGAGATATGAGAACAGCACTCATTTGGGTGTTAATTTTATTGTTCATTTCCATGTCTGTCATTATTATTGTTAATTTTTGGGCAGAAACAACCAAGTTAAAGCGGCAGGGCAAAAAAATCAAGAAACACAAGCTATTTAAACCAGAAAACCTGAGTGATAAAAGTTCTTATCTTATTGACACATCTGGTCTAATTCTTAATATTGAAAAGCAATTACATGGGTTTTCATTAGAAACCAATTTTCAAGCCAACCAAGAAACCTTAGGACTCCTAGGGGCTTCGGGGTCTGGAAAAAGTATGACCCTACGGTGTATTGCTGGTTTAGAAACCCCTGATCGGGGCTTTATTAGTTTAAACGGACAGATTTTATTTGATTCAGCAAAAAAAATCAATCTTCCCAGTTCTCAGCGCAATGTGGGGTTTGTTTTTCAAAATTATGCTTTATTTTCTCATCTTAATGTTAGTCAAAATATCGCTTTTGGTATCCAGCATTTGTCCAAAACTGAGCAAGAACAATCAATCAAAAAATATATTAAATTAATGGAATTACAAGGATTGGAAAAGCGTTATCCTCATCAATTATCAGGAGGACAACAGCAACGAGTTGCCCTAGCGAGAGCCTTAGCAACTGAACCCCAAGCATTACTCCTCGATGAGCCTTTTTCAGCCCTTGATACCTACCTGCGCTATCAGCTACAAGAACAATTAATTAACACACTATCTACCTATAAAGGTGTAACACTTTTTGTTACTCACAATTTAGAAGAAGTCTATCAGGTTTGCCCTAACCTATTGATTATTGATCAAGGAAAAACCATTGCTTACGGAGATAAGTATGAGATTTTTGAATATCCTACTACCTATGCAGTGGCTCAACTCACAGGATGTAAAAACTTTTCTCGCGCCAAAGCCATTTCACCTACGTCTGTTGAAGCGTTAGACTGGGGCTGTTCCTTAACGGTAATTGAACCTATTCCAGAGTCTCTAGCCTATATTGGTATACGCGCCCATCATTTGACTTTTGTCGAGACTCCCGATACAGAAAACACTTTTCCTTGTTCCCTTGTCAAAACACGAGAAACTCCCCATCGGATGACGTTATACTTGCAGGTACACTCCATGAAGTCCACTCAAGAGAATTTTTATCTCCTGCAAGCAGAATTGTTTAAAGAAAAATGGGATACCCTCAAAGATCGTCCTCAACCTTGGTATGTTCGTCTCAACCCCGTTAAACTGTTTCTGATGCAACCCTGAAATTATTTTGAGAAAAAAGCTTGCCATTATCTGACTCTTGTTGTTATACTTGGAAAGGCGACGCGGGATAGAGCAGTCTGGTAGCTCGTCGGGCTCATAACCCGAAGGTCGGTGGTTCAAATCCGCCTCCCGCCATTAAGTTAACTAACCCTAAGGGAAAAGATTTTTGACCCAAACCCCAAGGGCTTCCCACACCCTGCCTTACTCAAACGGTAATGGGTATGTTGTGAAATGTATTGAGGTTAACTTGTTAATCTTATAAAAATGAGTTATCCTAGAAAGGCTATGGGTAATGAAACTAAACCGATCAAAATTGTCAGTGATAACCGCCAAGCTCGTTTTCTCTATGAAATTTTAGAGACTTATGAGGCAGGTATTGCTTTAGTGGGAACTGAGGTTAAATCTGTTCGTGCAGGTAAAGTTAACCTTGGGGATGGCTATGTTTTAATTCGCCATGGGGAAGCCATCCTACTGAATGTTCATATTTCTCCCTATGAGGCGAGTGGAGCCTATTTTAATCATGATCCTCGCCGCAGTCGCAAATTGTTGTTACATCGCAAAGAAATTAATAAATTAATTGGACAAATTGAACAAAAAGGATTAACCGTGGTTCCCTTAAAAATGTATCTTAAAGGAAGTTTAGTAAAGGTGAGTCTGGGACTCGCTAGAGGGAAGAAATTGCATGATAAACGGGAAACCATCAAACGTCGTCAAGATGAGCGTGAAATGTCCCGCGCGATGAAACAGTATTAAGATAACCTATTCAAACCGTTTCCATTGACTAGGAGGAGGAGCCAAAAATTCATACAATCCTGGTTCACCTTCTTGGGCACAAGTCATGACAATATCAAAAGATAAGGAAATGCGTAATTCTCCTGTTTGATTAGCTCCAACTGCATGGCGATGTTTAGAGGGAAAAATAATTAATCTTCCTTCCTTCGGTGCATAAGTAACCTTTTCTGAGTTAAGAGAGTTGCGCTCAGCATAGCCGGAGGTTTGATTGGTTCCTAACCCTGGAGAAATCTCGTTCATCTTTGCATCATTAAAAAAGATAAGATTGCCAGATTGGCCTGTTTTGGGAACAGAAATATAGTAAACTGCGCTGATATTAGAATTATGATGACGATGACCGCCAACATTCTGACTTTTCCGCGAAATAACTGGCCAAGCTCGCTGAATATAGAGATCAATTTTGAGAAAATCAATGCCAAGAGCTTTTAAATAAGCTAGGGTATTAAATTGTACCTGTTCTACTATCCAAGCAAATCGGGGATCATCATAAATCCGTTCTACCCCATGTACATCCCCTGTCCAAGCGGCTGTCTCTGAGGAACGTTTTTCTATGGCCGCTTTTTCTAAGGACAAGACGGCTTCTTTAAGGGAGTCTCGATAGGTTGGAGCATCCTCTAGGTCAGTATAATAAATCGCCAGGGGAAACCAAGTTTCAATAGGCATTTTGTCTTACCTTTTAACAATTTAACCGTATTTTCTAAAATCTTAGCCGAAAAATGTTTATTGATAAAGTTGAAAAACAATCTATTCTAGATCAATGACTAAACTAGAAACATCCGCATGATTACTCAAAATACTTTTGATACAGATGGGTTTTTCGTGATTGAAAAGGCTTTATCTGAAGCTCATTGTGCCGAATTACTTCAATTTATCATTGCTTCATTCAACACAACTCAACCGGATTTTATTATTCAGCCAGATTTTCGGATTCACTGTCCTTTACCTGTTACCCCACTGATTAAAACCACTATCTCCACAATTATTAAACCAGCCTATGGCATTCTTGATGACTTTCTTAGGGGTTCTCAACGTTTAGTTGAACTCAGTTCTATTACGGTTTTTCCCCATGCCAAAGGTCAACGCATTCATCCTGATGAACGTAATGAGGGTAAATATTTAGTCTCTGTTTTTGTTAATTTAGCTCCTACGACTGCTGAAGCAGGAGCCTTACGAATTATACCAGGTAGTCATCAAGATCTCAATCGTAATTTTAGTCAAGAAGATCCCGATATTCTAGAACTTCCCATCGGTTCAGCCGTATTTATGAATAGCAAAACTTGGCATGGAGGCGGTTCTAATACCACTTTAGATCGGGTTCGTCCTGTGTTTTATTTTTCCTTTGGTGAACCTAAACTTAAAGGACCTACTTACAGTATTTTAAAAGAAGTAGACAAACAAGAATTTGTTTTAGCTGATTTTGGGGATCTTGACCAACAACATATCATCAACTGGAATTGGCACTCTAAACCCCGTCTCAAACCGAATATTTATGTTTTGACCCCTTTATTGGAAACAGAGTCTACCCTTGTCCTTTTAGCCGATGATCGAGTCGCAGCTTTAATTATGATTCTACCAGAAACAGCTTGGATCAAAGATGTTATCACTCTATTAGTCAAAGAACCTGGAGAATATTCATTAGGAGAAATTCAGTCTCGCTTTAATATTGATGCGGAATCTCTCCTTAAATTCTTTACACAATTAGCTGAGTCTAATTGTTGTTTTTGATAGTTGACATTATTTCGACTTTTTGGTTCACTTCAAAGATAATGTTTGAGTTTCTTTTAAGTTGATATTTACCTTGCCAAATTCCTGACATAATAGGATTATCTAGATTATTTTTTTGTCCAACATAAGTTACCCAATTACGATAGGATTTTTTGACAGTTTGTTTTTGTTGAATGACAGCCTTTCCTTTGGGATTAATCAGTGTAAATGATTCAATATCTCCTTGCAAAATTCCATAGAGATGTACCCAAAAGACTAAGGCCGGTGAATTAGCAGACAGTTGTTTTTCTAAAAATTCTCCTTGCCATATTTCAATAGGTTTAGGGGGTTTTGGTGCAAATCCAGCATTAATTAATCCTGTGGATTGATAATCAATTTTAGAAGTCCACAGTGCCTTTTTCGCTACTTTACAGCCAGCATTTGCTTTTTTTCCTGTAAAGGGATCGATAATTTTATTTTGATAAAAAATCGTTAAATGTACATGAGGAAATGAAGCCATTCCTGATGATCCGACTAATCCTAATGGCGTTCCTTTTTTCACTTTAGTATCAGGGGACACTAAAATACTTCCCTGTTTTAAATGACAGTATTCAGTTTTCCAACCTTTTCCATGATCGATCAATATACCGTTACCACAGGCGCGATCGCTAACTTCATCTTTATCGGTTTGATCCACAATTAATTTATCAATTACGCCATCTTGAATATGCTTAACAGTTCCAGAGGCAACGGCAATAACCTTAACCCCTTTTTCCATTTCTTTAAGGTTAGTAATACCGAAATCAGTGCCCGTATGATCATTATAAGTTTGTCGTCCACAATTAAAATCGATTGCTTCAGAACTCGGATTAGTATCTACATAATGAAATATAAAACAATCTTTTCCTAATTGACAGTCAATAGGTAAGGAAATAGACAAATCAGAGTTAGATCTTAAAAGATTAACACACCCAAAAAAAATTAACATCCCTAATGTTAAGCAAAGCATTAACCAATGTTGAGGATTTTTCATGGCTTGGCAACAGGGAACGTAGAACTTGCTTAACAATTCTTGATACAAGGTTGTTTATTGATGTACGACTACTAACAATACTATCTTAGTCAAGTTTGGGCAGAATACCGACTTTAAGCAGCTTCAGAAATTGGTTATGTATAACTTCGTGATTCCTCAATCTTATACATAAAAACGAACGAATCTTATACATGAAAGCTAACATCCGCCTTATAGAATAACGGGAAAGTGTACTTTTACGAAACAATATCTCAGTTTAGAACTATGAAAAACAAAAAAAGACTCAATCCCCAATTTGCCTTACTAACCTTGTTGACGTTAGTTTTTGGAGTAGCCAATGCTGCTAAAGCTAATATGGTATTTGCCAAAGAGACTGAAATCGTTTCTAGCACTCATCTAATCCAAGGTAACTTGGGTGATGATGAACTTGTTGGCAACAGCAAAGACAGCAAAGATAGCAAAGACAGCAAAGACAGCAAAGATAGCAAAGATAGCAAAGATAGCAAAGACAGCAAAGACAGCAAAGATAGCAAAGACAGCAAAGATAGCAAAGATAGCAAAGATAGCAAAGATAGCAAAGATGATGGTAAAGACGGCGGTAAAGACGACGGCAAAGACGGCGGCAAAGACGGCGGCAAAGATGGCGGCAAAGACGGCGGTAAAGACGACGGCAAAGACGGCGGTAAAGACGACGGCAAAGATGATGGTAAAGACGGCGGCAAAGACGACGGCAAAGATGATGGTAAAGACGGCGGCAAAGATGATGGTAAAGATGATGGTAAAGACGGCGGCAAAGATGATGGTAAAGACGGCGGTAAAGACGACGGCAAAGATGATGGCGGTAAAGACGACGGCAAAGACGATGGCGGTAAAGACGACGGCAAAGATGATGGCGGTAAAGACGACGGCAAAGACGATGGATTCGATGATGACGGCGGTAAAGACGACGGCAAAGACGATGGATTCGATGATGACGGCGGTAAAGACGATGGATTCGATGACGGCGGTAAAGACGATGATGGAGGCAAAGATGATGACGGTGGCAAAGACGACACTGCTGCTGTTCCCGAACCCCTTACCATCTTAGGTGCTGGTGCTGCTCTCGGATTTGGTAGTGCTTTCAAACGTAAGCTATCGAAATCCAAAACCAAAAAACAACAATAGGAATTAAGTAGGGTGGGCAATGCCCACCTTTTCCCTCCTACTACGATTAGTTAACCTGTGAAAAAACCATTTTTCTACAGTCTCATTAGCTTATTATTATTCCCTAAGCTAGTAGCAGCCCAAGATAGTCCTCACTTGAATAGAGTCACTAATCAACCTGTTTTATTAGCCCAAAACAACAGTAGCGATAGCCAACCCGTTCACTTTAAAACGAAAAATCAAGCTTATTTTGAAATTGATCAAATTGTGCGTCAACTGATGATCAAGCAGCAGATTGTTGGCTTAGCTGTGGGTATTGTTCATAACAAAGAAACGGTTTTTTTAAAAGGTTATGGTTATGCTGATTTAGAAGCCAAAATTCCTGTCGATGTCAATCAGACATTATTTCGTTGGGCATCCCTTTCAAAACCCGTCACAGCGATTATTACAGCACAGTTAGTCAAGGCTGGTATTGTTAATTGGGATTTTCCTATTCAAACCTGGTTTAAAACCTATCAAATGCCTAAGTTTTATCTCCTTGATTGTGCTACTAATGCTCAAACTTCAACCTTAAATGATTATCGTTTTCCCTGCGATCGCGGTTATACTGAAGTCCCGTTACCTCCGTCTAGTAAGATAACCCTTCGGACACTTTTGGGTCATACGGCTGGTATCATTGGCTATAATAACCCTAGAGGTAGTGCTGAACCGAATACGTCTTATCTTGATAGTCAAAAAAACCAAAGTATCCTCCGTTGGGGATTAGAAAATTTATTAACTAAACCCCTTTTAGCAATTCCTAGCCGTGAATATCATTACACGACTTTTGGCTACAATCTAGCTGGTGTGGTATTAGAAGAAGCATCAGGACAACCTTATCCCCAATTGCTCCAAACTTATATCAACAATCCTGCTAATTTAAACACATTACAACCCGACTATCAATGGGAAACGATTCCCAATCGTGTGATAGGATATCGCCGAGAAAAAGGACAAATTATTCAAGATAGATCAACGGATGTCAGTTGGAAAATGGCAGGGGGTGGATTAATGTCAACTCCAAAAGATTTAACCACTTTTTGTGGAGCATTAATGGACAATACCTTGTTAGATGAAAGAGCTAAAAGAACCTTGTGGACTGAACAAATAACCAGTAAAGGAAAGACTACGGGGTATGGATTAGGATTTGGAATAGGTCGCTGGAAAAACCACGTTTATATTGGTCATAGTGGCTCTCAAGAAAACACAAAAACTCGTTTAGAATTTTATCCTAAAGATAATCTATGTATTGTGATCATGTCCAATACTAATACAACAAAAACTAATTCTTTTGTTAAAGCGATCGCTCAAACTATTTTAGACCCATAAACTCATATATTTATCCTATGAATAAAAAGTTTAATTTTCACTATTTTTATAAAAACAATCTACGCTTATTCAAGCGGTTTAATTTTATTAAACCCCAAGAATTACTGGGATTAGATTTACGTTCCCTGGCCTTATTTCGGATTGCTTTAGGATTATTAATTATCTTAGATCTAATTAATCGCGCTCAAGATCTCAAAGCCCACTATACAGAATCGGGTGTTTTTCGTTTAGCAGCACTCACTAACGAATTTTCTGATCGCTGGTTTTGGTCTTTGCATTTTATCAATAGTAGTGTTATTTTTCAAGGTATTCTCTTTTTAATTGCTGGATTATTTGCCTTAGCTTTACTTATTGGTTATCGAACTCGATTAGTGACCATTATATCCTGGTTATTTTTGATTTCGCTACAGAACCGCAATTCAATGATCCTCAGTGCAGCAGACGCGGAACTTCTTTTACTATTATTTTGGGGAATATTTCTCCCTTTAGGAGCTTATTATTCCGTTGATCATGCCCTTAATTCATCCACTAAAATTTTACCTATAAAAATCTTTTCTGGAGCAACAATAGCCTTAATATTACAAATTTGTTTTATCTACTGGTTTGCTGCTTTTTTAAAGATGGGATCTGAACCTTGGGAGCAAGGGTTTGCTGTGTATAATTCTTTGAGTGCTGATTATATAATCACGCCTTTAGGAGCATTTTTGCGTAACTTTCCCAATCTATTAATGGTTTTTACTTTTGTTACTGTTTGGTTAGAATTATTAGCTCCATTTTTATTATTTATTCCTTTGAAAAATAGTTTTTTTCGTTATCTAGCAGCCTTTCTTTTTATTTCATTACACCTCAGTTTTGCCATGGTTTTTAGACTAGGATTATTTCCCCTAATTGGGGTAACTGCTTGGTTAGCTTTGTTACCGAGTGAATTATGGGACTATCTTAGTAATAAATTTAAAAATCCTCAATCTCAGCAAGTTATAATTTACTACGATCACCAAGATAAAAGCAGTCAAAAATTATTGTGTTTATTGCGTACTTTTTTCGTTTTATCAGAAATTCCCTTAATTCCTATCCCCAATAATTCAGCAACTTTACAATTATTACACTCAGACAATTCATGGATGGTTGTTAATCAAGAAAAAAATCAATATTATGGAAGTAAAGCCATTATTTATCTTGCACGGTTTTCTCCTTTTTCAAAAATTTTAGTCCCTTTATTAAAATGGTATCCTTTACAATGGATCGGTAGAAAATTCTTTAAAGATAACCGTTTTATTCACACTTTTGTTACCCCAAAATTAAAGTTTTGTCCTATCAAAGTTGAATCATCTTGGTTGCTCAATTGTATCAGCTTATTTTTAATTTTTGTTGTACTATTATGGAATATTAGAAGTCTCAATCCGTCTAAAATAGAACTACCAAAACCGATCAAAGAAATTGTCTATGCGTTGAATTTAACCCAAAAGTGGGATATGTTTTCTAAACCCACCAATAGCACAGAATGGTATGTTATCCCTGGTCAATTGAAAGATGGTACTAAAATTGATGTTTTTCGAGATGGAAAACCGATCAAATGGCAAAAACCAGACCTCAAGTCCGCAGCATTTAAGAATATGCGATGGCGTAAATATTTGACCCGTCTTGATGGTGATAAGTATGAAAAACATCGCCTTTATTATGGTAAATATCTTTGTCGTCGCTGGAATAGTCAACATCAAGGCAATCAACAACTCGAAACATTCAAAATTTATTATCTTAGCCAAAAAACTAACGCTAACGGTCAATCTTCTAAAATAAAGCGTAATCTTTTATGGGAACACACTTGTTTTAAATAATAATTAATTACAATGTTTATCTTAACCAATAACATTTAGAAGGAGATTCTTTCTTGATTTTAGTAATCAAATTATCTTCAGGTCTATATTGGACATCAACACAAGAAAAAGGTTCAAAAGGTTCATTATAAAAACGAGTTTTTTTCGTTGTTTTAAATGTTTCTCCATTAATGATCCAAGTTCCGATTAAATCATTAGGCATTTTATCAATTTTAGCATCCCAAAGTGTAAAAGTTTCTTTTGGATCTAAACAATTATTCTTAGACACTGCTGTCAATTCTAAAACTTCTTCGGTGTTGTCATGATATTCTAGTTTAACACAAGTTCCTCTTGTAAATTTGGTCATTTTAGAGATAAATTGTGTATCCTCAGAAGTTTCATAACTTGTCCCATCAACTGTTAAACTCTTGCTAGATTGACTGAGACTTGTTTGTAAGTTTCCATATATAGTATATCTAGCACCAAAAGGCTTTATTTTGACGGGATTGCTCTTTTTTCTCAAACTTACTGGAATCTCTCCTATTGCTGTTGGTACAGGAATTAGGGGAGTGATGATACTTGTAGCGCAAATGATAACTATAGCGATAATAGTTTTCATTGATAACAAAATATAATAGCTCAAGGAAAATACTACACAGCTATTATAACTAATCTCATTGTAGACTATAACCCTTTAATATAAGCGCGATCGCAACGTTTTGTCTCGACTTCTGTTATTGGTTGATAGCCATAATCTTCATATAATTTAACCGCTTCTTTCAGAAGACTGGCTGTTTCGATAAAAATTTCTTGATACCCTCGATCTTTAATGGTTGTTTCTAATGCTTTTAAAAGATATTTTCCTAACCCTTTTCCCCTGACTTGAGGTAATAAATACATTTTGCGAATTTCGACAGCATTGTTACCTTTTAGGATAGGATAATAAGCAGCCGTTCCCACAATTTCACTTTGATGTTCAACGACCCAAAATTCTCCTTCCACAGCTAAATAAAACTGTTCTATTGCTAAGACATCTTGATCTGCTTCTTCGGGTTGCCACGGTAAACCATACTCCTTTAATACCGTTTCAATAACCTTAGCAGCATCAAGGCGATCGCTTTCTTTCCAGTCTCTAATTAAATAGTCTTTATAGTAACTAAACATCGATGTTAACTAAGCAAGTAAGTGGACACATTGATACCATTAATAACTCAAATGTAGTTATCAAAAAGTTTGCCCACTGTACTACTATAGCATCAAAATGTTTAGAGTAACCCAAAATAACTTCCTAAGAATAAACCTATACTCACCCCAACCA is part of the Rippkaea orientalis PCC 8801 genome and harbors:
- a CDS encoding phytanoyl-CoA dioxygenase family protein — its product is MITQNTFDTDGFFVIEKALSEAHCAELLQFIIASFNTTQPDFIIQPDFRIHCPLPVTPLIKTTISTIIKPAYGILDDFLRGSQRLVELSSITVFPHAKGQRIHPDERNEGKYLVSVFVNLAPTTAEAGALRIIPGSHQDLNRNFSQEDPDILELPIGSAVFMNSKTWHGGGSNTTLDRVRPVFYFSFGEPKLKGPTYSILKEVDKQEFVLADFGDLDQQHIINWNWHSKPRLKPNIYVLTPLLETESTLVLLADDRVAALIMILPETAWIKDVITLLVKEPGEYSLGEIQSRFNIDAESLLKFFTQLAESNCCF
- a CDS encoding M23 family metallopeptidase; protein product: MKNPQHWLMLCLTLGMLIFFGCVNLLRSNSDLSISLPIDCQLGKDCFIFHYVDTNPSSEAIDFNCGRQTYNDHTGTDFGITNLKEMEKGVKVIAVASGTVKHIQDGVIDKLIVDQTDKDEVSDRACGNGILIDHGKGWKTEYCHLKQGSILVSPDTKVKKGTPLGLVGSSGMASFPHVHLTIFYQNKIIDPFTGKKANAGCKVAKKALWTSKIDYQSTGLINAGFAPKPPKPIEIWQGEFLEKQLSANSPALVFWVHLYGILQGDIESFTLINPKGKAVIQQKQTVKKSYRNWVTYVGQKNNLDNPIMSGIWQGKYQLKRNSNIIFEVNQKVEIMSTIKNNN
- a CDS encoding PEP-CTERM sorting domain-containing protein — protein: MKNKKRLNPQFALLTLLTLVFGVANAAKANMVFAKETEIVSSTHLIQGNLGDDELVGNSKDSKDSKDSKDSKDSKDSKDSKDSKDSKDSKDSKDSKDSKDSKDSKDDGKDGGKDDGKDGGKDGGKDGGKDGGKDDGKDGGKDDGKDDGKDGGKDDGKDDGKDGGKDDGKDDGKDGGKDDGKDGGKDDGKDDGGKDDGKDDGGKDDGKDDGGKDDGKDDGFDDDGGKDDGKDDGFDDDGGKDDGFDDGGKDDDGGKDDDGGKDDTAAVPEPLTILGAGAALGFGSAFKRKLSKSKTKKQQ
- a CDS encoding serine hydrolase domain-containing protein codes for the protein MKKPFFYSLISLLLFPKLVAAQDSPHLNRVTNQPVLLAQNNSSDSQPVHFKTKNQAYFEIDQIVRQLMIKQQIVGLAVGIVHNKETVFLKGYGYADLEAKIPVDVNQTLFRWASLSKPVTAIITAQLVKAGIVNWDFPIQTWFKTYQMPKFYLLDCATNAQTSTLNDYRFPCDRGYTEVPLPPSSKITLRTLLGHTAGIIGYNNPRGSAEPNTSYLDSQKNQSILRWGLENLLTKPLLAIPSREYHYTTFGYNLAGVVLEEASGQPYPQLLQTYINNPANLNTLQPDYQWETIPNRVIGYRREKGQIIQDRSTDVSWKMAGGGLMSTPKDLTTFCGALMDNTLLDERAKRTLWTEQITSKGKTTGYGLGFGIGRWKNHVYIGHSGSQENTKTRLEFYPKDNLCIVIMSNTNTTKTNSFVKAIAQTILDP
- a CDS encoding HTTM domain-containing protein; translated protein: MNKKFNFHYFYKNNLRLFKRFNFIKPQELLGLDLRSLALFRIALGLLIILDLINRAQDLKAHYTESGVFRLAALTNEFSDRWFWSLHFINSSVIFQGILFLIAGLFALALLIGYRTRLVTIISWLFLISLQNRNSMILSAADAELLLLLFWGIFLPLGAYYSVDHALNSSTKILPIKIFSGATIALILQICFIYWFAAFLKMGSEPWEQGFAVYNSLSADYIITPLGAFLRNFPNLLMVFTFVTVWLELLAPFLLFIPLKNSFFRYLAAFLFISLHLSFAMVFRLGLFPLIGVTAWLALLPSELWDYLSNKFKNPQSQQVIIYYDHQDKSSQKLLCLLRTFFVLSEIPLIPIPNNSATLQLLHSDNSWMVVNQEKNQYYGSKAIIYLARFSPFSKILVPLLKWYPLQWIGRKFFKDNRFIHTFVTPKLKFCPIKVESSWLLNCISLFLIFVVLLWNIRSLNPSKIELPKPIKEIVYALNLTQKWDMFSKPTNSTEWYVIPGQLKDGTKIDVFRDGKPIKWQKPDLKSAAFKNMRWRKYLTRLDGDKYEKHRLYYGKYLCRRWNSQHQGNQQLETFKIYYLSQKTNANGQSSKIKRNLLWEHTCFK